GATCTTGCCGACATCGTGCAGCGGGCTGGCGTTCAGCATCAGCTCGCAGGCCTCCTCGTCCCAGCCCAGCTCGCGCGCCAGCATCGCCGAGGCATGGCTCATGCGCAGGATATGGGCGCCAGTCTCGTTGTCGCGGAACTCGGCGGCGCGCCCCAGCATGCGCAGGATGTCCAGGCGCGACTGGCGCAGCGCGCGGGTTCTCTGCTGCACCGTCGCCTCCAGTTCGGCCTTCTGGCTGCGCAGCAGACGCCGGCTGTGGTGGCCGGCGGTGTGCAGGCGGATGCGCAGCAGCAGCTCGCCGACGTCGAAGGGCTTGGTCACATAGTCGCTGGCGCCCGCGCTCAGCGCGCGCACCTGGTTGCCGCGCCGCGCGTCGCCGCTGACGACGAGCAGCGGCGGCGTGTGCTCGCCATACTGCGCGGCCAGCAGCTCCAGCACCTGCCAGCCGCTCAGATGCGGCAGGTCCAGGTCGATCAGCACCAGGTCGAACTCGCGCTCGGCGCAGATCGCCGCCAGCTCGCGCGGGTCGGACACCAGGGTCGGCGGCGCGAAGCCCGCCATGCGGATCAGCTCGTCCAGCAGCTGCAGGGATGGGCGGTCGTCGTCGATCACCAGGATGCGGCCATGCGCGGCCGGCGGGGGCATCGGGGCCAAGGTGCTGCGTTCCTCCTCGGGGCGTTTTGCGAATCATCGTCCGGCCGCTTGAGCTGCGGCAGGGCCGGCGATGAGCCTAGTCAAATGATCTTGCAATAAGGTTTGATAGCGAACGATCGGTGTTAGCGCTAGGCGACGACGGGTTCGTGCGAGACGCGGCCCATTCCTGGCGCGCGGG
This genomic stretch from Roseateles sp. DAIF2 harbors:
- a CDS encoding HD domain-containing phosphohydrolase, producing the protein MPPPAAHGRILVIDDDRPSLQLLDELIRMAGFAPPTLVSDPRELAAICAEREFDLVLIDLDLPHLSGWQVLELLAAQYGEHTPPLLVVSGDARRGNQVRALSAGASDYVTKPFDVGELLLRIRLHTAGHHSRRLLRSQKAELEATVQQRTRALRQSRLDILRMLGRAAEFRDNETGAHILRMSHASAMLARELGWDEEACELMLNASPLHDVGKIAIPDSILLKPGPLTPAERAIMQQHTVKGAAILNAPGAEANELLAMAAEIALHHHERWDGSGYPQGIAGAAIPLAARIVAVTDVLDALTSERPYKQAWPLERALDFIRAHSGSHFDPAVVAALERCLAEVLGLLRRLSDTATP